In Plasmodium malariae genome assembly, contig: PmUG01_00_2, whole genome shotgun sequence, the DNA window gaaaatagaaaggaaatatatgtacaaagaaaatttattatgttattcatttgttataatatacatttattaattatttttgaggcattagttttaattttgagcatttattctatataatgaaactgtacatatataggaaataaattatgatgTTAGTGTTaacatttcattattaataaatcaGTTGTTActtatattactttaatttttatttgtagtATGTACTCATTGGAAAACacaagatatataataattataattatgtaaattttattgtaataacaaaaaaattttatccaAAATTATAGATGAATattgtgtatttatataccttatattaattaattaagtttattaagtaaaaataaatatatccaaaaattagttcattttttttatatataatatttcagaAGAGATAAATTGTTAAGTATGaacaataaacaaaaaaaaagaaaagaaattaaataagaaaataaaacatcTCATAATTGTTAAATATCTTGTGTATATTTAGTGAAATAAAGAACTATATACAGATAGAAAAATAGGTAAACTTAAACAACTAGGAATTCATAGAATAGTCCGAGAATTTTGGACACgtttataatatgaaaaataaatcttgttACATATcggtaaataaaaattacgtTAGAAAAGATTAAGTATAAAAATggataataatgaaattgatataaaaaaggaatgctgaaattataaatatgtcatataatttatagatAATTAGAACGCATGTAAGAATGAATAAAGAACTAATAGCAATTACTTATCTGCCTTATTTcctaatatacattattattttttatggatttaaaaatattaaatcaattttagttttttttatcttaaaaaaagtgaaaaaatatatatatattatattcttaagCGTAATTACCCTAAAGTTATAATGTTAACAggatatataaatttctatGTTGATAcacaattttttaacttgagaacatttaataaattttaatatattttattaaaaataaaaagtaactTGGGTAATGAATGTTATGTaatctaaaaaattattaattctaaaaattcagaataatataatcatattattaaacataaagaaaaaaaattctatataTTGTACAGAATATGCCCAACTATcttaattattatacttagaatatatatatcgcgtttattttaaaaatatatttaaaaaggtaatatttcaatgaaataaataatataatttaattaatattatcataaatcagtataaatttatattgtatatatatttaatttttttattactacaaTATAGGTGGTAAAATCTGTATATAACCCCTCATACAAAAGTTATTGCTAGAAgcaaatataaacatttttcttttctttattcattttttttttcttaacattAAATACTATaatactttattatattctatCCTTTCTGCAAAAAAGAttcttatgtatataaaagttTTATGCTTTAGGGTGTGGAATATTACTATGaaataatcaaaatattatagtGCCATATCATCTTCTAGAAGGAATtctatgtaaaatattaatattattatttgttttaattatttattaataagagaaagaatatatatatatatgtatatactgtTCTATTATCCTTCTTTAGtcgtttttaaataaattcattttataaaaattcatattatatCTACGATACAATAAAAcatgaataatttatatgccTTTTCATTATTGATTAAATAGAGATATACATTATTGAACTAATGTTATTTCAATAATAATCTATTTAATACTAGAATTCTtgtttgtttcttttttttcttttttttattatattatattaaaaaattttctgattacatatttttaattaaaaaaaaacgaaaactGAGCTCTAGTTGTTTAAAAACATTTCATTTACGAACAATATGAATAAAGTTtagatattataattttcaaaaattatacagaaaaaaaaaaatattagtttatttacttttaaaatatatatgtttttatagaTTTGATAgcatgatatatattatactttttatatacattatagaaaataagagaataaaagtaatataataaatgcatCAGAGAATAGTATTCAAAGTATCCTTATCTTCATTTATCTTTTaacttattatataattattgcaattaatattttttaacaataataacaagTTTTTCCAaagcatttttaaaaagttaaaattagATATTATACCTTTGATATagagaataataaattaccGATATTCGATATATTCTCTATAAactgaatatatatgtatattaatgaatattgtattttatttttattatttttttctttaaaataattaatatagaaatcatttaattattatattcaatagttaatttgtgtattttgaatatttatgaataaattcaaattattttattttaataaaagttttttaaaaattagatTAAGTTAAAAATTCCATAACAGATTTTTATagttaattttctttttgaacTTAGTAGAAAGcactataattatttacgTTTTACCAcgttattatgaaaaaagaaataataatagtttataaattaaatatattagcgTTTATCATTAGCtgcatattatattattgttaaaacTTTTCCTACTATATATGTTACAATattgaatgtatatataatggaacaaaatattaagttaCTGTTTTTTACTACACTTTCTtcctttataattttaagttGGATATGTCATTTTTACAATGATATGGTGTGATCATATTGATTATTGATGctagtattatttatatttttcatatttaatttttgttaatgCTGTTTcttagaataatattttttatttatatacataatttatatttactttgtGTTTTTAGAgtacttttaataaatatttaaatgaaaattataatcttcacgaaaaaaaagatataaaaagttaTCGATTACTAGCAAAATGTAAACAGAATCATATATCGAGTATTGTAGGTTTAAAAAGTGTTATACGAAATAACGAACTTAAAgacaaaaagaatataagtaatagcgaaaaagagaataaatatatatatgtacaattaGATGAAAGTTCATTGAATAGTGTGGTACACCATAAACAATCTAAGAAAAACAaatcttatatatttgaaacaaaaaccTATTCTaatcttgaaaaaaaaatattcaaagaactagattattttgattttcttAAGAACAACAGAACGATTAGTGACAATCTGTACAAAAAAATGgtactaaaaaaatacagatcACGAATTATTATACCATTagtattgtttatttttttatcaatatcGCTCTTATTAGATTTTTGCTGTGGTTATGGCTTAAGAAGGGggttgtttatattattgaaaTTATCATTAGGTAGAGCTCCATTGGATAGTTTATACACATTTTTGCAGAATAATTTAGGTTCGTTTTTCAAGTTAACCACATCTAGTAATAgggaattatatataacaccCTTCTTTgaatttctaatatatttctcaTCGTTCGTTATATTGGGtattacattaatattaGGTGTTCTTTActatcataaaaaagttaaaaaatatgaaaaaattaaacacaagaaaagataaaatgaatttgagtaaacatatttttttatataatggaGTAATTAATATAAGTTACGCCTATATTATCTTtagtttatacatatattaagcATACACATAATTGCTTTTATTGCACACCTGAACATGTATATGTGgtatttttgatatataacagcataaatatattttctgagattttttttgaatttgaatgttttaatgttagtaatttttattgtaatatattgttttgtCTTGGATAATTAACTTagttttgaatatatatttttgtatttaaaagGATATCCAAGATAAATATTTGTCTATgtatgttaaaataaatatatgataacaCAGTTCATATAGTACTATTGAATTCTgataatttacattttatataaaatttttattttattttttttatatttttctaatctaaaatgatcatttttttttgttattataaaatatattattggttttaaattagaaataaatatgtctTCTTTAGATTATAAAGATTGGAGGgcaatatattttcttgtaaggatatatatatttatttacttaaaat includes these proteins:
- the PmUG01_00013200 gene encoding fam-l protein gives rise to the protein MEQNIKLLFFTTLSSFIILSWICHFYNDMSTFNKYLNENYNLHEKKDIKSYRLLAKCKQNHISSIVGLKSVIRNNELKDKKNISNSEKENKYIYVQLDESSLNSVVHHKQSKKNKSYIFETKTYSNLEKKIFKELDYFDFLKNNRTISDNLYKKMVLKKYRSRIIIPLVLFIFLSISLLLDFCCGYGLRRGLFILLKLSLGRAPLDSLYTFLQNNLGSFFKLTTSSNRELYITPFFEFLIYFSSFVILGITLILGVLYYHKKVKKYEKIKHKKR